The following are from one region of the Veillonellales bacterium genome:
- a CDS encoding DUF5681 domain-containing protein, producing MIDSSTEKQTKTEKYPNRWKKGVTGNPKGRPRKPEAEMLREALERAKEKHNGIHLIEHAVDLAYHDNNVLIAILKKILPDQLKGEGFGAENYFNLTQGIPEGELRGLIETLRSRFV from the coding sequence ATGATTGACTCTTCGACTGAAAAGCAAACAAAAACAGAAAAATACCCTAATCGTTGGAAAAAGGGGGTTACTGGAAATCCTAAAGGACGACCACGGAAACCAGAAGCAGAAATGCTGCGTGAAGCGTTGGAGAGAGCAAAAGAAAAGCATAATGGCATACATTTAATTGAACATGCAGTTGATTTAGCCTATCACGATAACAATGTTTTAATTGCTATTTTAAAAAAGATATTGCCTGACCAATTAAAAGGAGAAGGATTTGGAGCAGAAAACTATTTCAACCTTACTCAAGGAATACCCGAAGGAGAGCTGCGAGGGCTTATTGAAACTTTGCGAAGCCGATTTGTCTAA